A stretch of DNA from Bactrocera neohumeralis isolate Rockhampton chromosome 6, APGP_CSIRO_Bneo_wtdbg2-racon-allhic-juicebox.fasta_v2, whole genome shotgun sequence:
catcaAACTTATTAGAGGTTATGGCCATGaccacattttcaaaaatttgtccCCACATGTGCCTCTTACTACAGCGATCcgctgtaccaaattacagctttatatcttaatttaggcttagttatggcactttatatgtatggggttaatggcgatttgtgggcgtggtagtggtcTGAttacgaactcgaattttttttgtactaaggaacctacTCAAgatatatctaaatttttactcaagttacagcttgcacggacggacggacggatagacagacagtcaaccggatttcaacttttctcgtcaccctgatcatttatatatgtatatatatattagtcgatcgattagttttaagtgatatgtacaaccgttaggtgaacaaaatttcaatactctgtagcaactggttacAGTAGTATAAACACaattacttaaattattatatactctagcatatgtatgtacatatgtatatgtttatcaACTTATTGCCACTTATATTGTTCTTAACGAATCACAGTGTGTCTTTTTAGTATTGGCCTTTATGTGCATTACCAGCACAGCGATCAAACCGCTACATGCTGTTCAACTTGGCGATCCCGATGCAGTGATCACGCTATATAATGTGGCTCCAGCCGACGACTTGGGTATCTATCGGTATGCTTACTCGACGAGTAACGGTATTGCAGTACAGGCCGCTGGCAGCGCACTGGAAGCTATAGGCATATTTAGCTACACCTCACCCGAGGGCATACCAATCGAAGTGCGTTACATTGCTGATGAACTGGGCTTCCATGCTGTTGGACGTCATCTACCCCGACCGCCACCAATACCAGACTACATACTTCGTTCGCTCGAGTATATACGCACGCATCCGAATGAAGAGGATCGTGGCCGTTACAGGGTCTACAAGTAGAATTATATTTGTACGCATGCATAtaacaattataatttaaatagtttgCATTCTCACATGCACACAGAATATATTTAATCATTAAACAAATCACGAGAAAACAAATTACATTACCAACGGGTAAACAAACTGAACAAATGCTCGTTGGTTGACAAaagtaatttagtaatttttatttagtaaatttttatagttattaaTTATTGTAAGCGCATTctaatactacatacatacatatgtaaatatacacagAATAAGCAGTGGCCTTTCATTCATGTACTCATTATCTCGTGCAACATACAGGCaagatttcgaaatttttggatCATATAGTATATCGAAAAAATTGAACAGGGTCGTGTTAAAGTGTGGGTTTATGAAAAAGTTGGTAAGTACATATAAAAGTTTGCAGAGAACGAAACgttatatgtataagtgaaaTTCCATAAAACTATTCTcgtctagaaataaaaaaatggatttttcaaaactcaaattattaTCGGTgatataactacatacatatattatatctttttcaaaacgatatccaCGATTTCTAAGGCTCTACCCGACTGATTTacctaaaattttcaaagagaTTTTCGATAGGCTTGTCTATGTCTAGAACTGACTACAtccgcaaatttaatttttacaatttctaaaaattcgAACAGTCAAAAAGTGATACAAAAATTGCTTTTGTAGGcagttttttcgtaaaaaaaaatttcgaagttGTAGACTTAAGGTCATTATTgtagattaatattttttttagagtgaTGGGAGAGTTCAAATCTTGGAAATGATCATGtgctaatttttgaaatttctaactattttatttttggtgtttttttctgcttctttaatgttaataaataactaCTAAAACatggatactaaaaatattgtctttttTTTGCGACActtaacaaatttcgtgaatttcAGTCTCTAGAATACCCCCCCTTAATTTTTAGACATATGGCAtggttgaagagggaagcgaggcgCACATGCAGACAAAAAATAAAGAGGCCGAGATACgtgagtatgaaaagcttgaGATTCTGGTCGACAGGGGAAATActagaaaattctacgaaaagattcAAACCTAAAAAGGTGATCTGTTGGCAGATATTCAgtgcatactgaaattatggaaggacaccttcagcctgctgaacggcagtgaaagtataatatctgaaga
This window harbors:
- the LOC126762619 gene encoding pupal cuticle protein Edg-78E — its product is MRRINRTQSSPCVFLVLAFMCITSTAIKPLHAVQLGDPDAVITLYNVAPADDLGIYRYAYSTSNGIAVQAAGSALEAIGIFSYTSPEGIPIEVRYIADELGFHAVGRHLPRPPPIPDYILRSLEYIRTHPNEEDRGRYRVYK